From Hyla sarda isolate aHylSar1 chromosome 5, aHylSar1.hap1, whole genome shotgun sequence, a single genomic window includes:
- the LOC130272725 gene encoding DNA damage-regulated autophagy modulator protein 1-like — protein MELKGLGFVPLLLVFWCAAWLATSYIMTVVLGHAASPLMSISGVGNFFPESILFRIGFIGMSIGTLVLTFLIYKYMVMHTEEFRGHQVLIQRILLAIVWASCFGTAVMHVFSPKEYPRIHFVSTIISITCEALYYLGQSIQMYKLPGANKVIHHSRCTCCGLTFVCTIFYFGYETLKELFYNDEDWDEIREIPIIIIEWVMLLLILINIVTYYSTMQRLLLTVSRNSCTLSLRVKIDDFGV, from the exons atggagctaaaaggtttggggttcgtccccctcctgttggtgttttggtgtgcggcctggcttgccaccagctacatcatgacggtcgtcctcggccatgccgcctcgccactgatgagcatcag tggcgtgggaaatttctttcccgaaagcatattattcagaattggattcatagggatgtccattggcactttggtactaacctttcttatttataagtatatggttatgcatactgaagagttcaggggtcatcaggtcctgatccagaggatcctgctggccattgtgtgggcctcctgttttggcacagctgtcatgcatgtattttcccccaaagaatatcccaggatacactttgtcagcacaataatttcaattacatgtgaagccttatactaccttgggcagtccatccagatgtataaattaccaggagcaaacaaagtcatccaccatagtagatgcacctgctgtggcctgacttttgtctgcacaattttctattttggatatgaaacattaaaggaattattctataatgatgaagactgggacgagatccgtgaaatccccatcataatcatcgagtgggtgatgcttctactgatcctgataaacattgtgacctattattccaccatgcagaggttattgttgaccgtctccagaaacagctgcacactctctcttagagtaaaaattgatgacttcggggtgtag